The Candidatus Angelobacter sp. sequence TACAAAGACAACGAGATCGCTCCCGGCATCTATACGATGCGTTTCGGTCTGCAACCACAGGACGGCGATCATCTCGGCACTGCCGAATTCCCTTACTTCGCCGTGCTCGTCCCGGCCGCGTCCGACACGCAACCCGAAGGGATCAAGTCATTCAAGGAAATGACCGGGGCGAGCGGCAAAAACACCGCGTCGAACCATCCGGTCGTATTAAGTTTGCGTCCGGCCTCATCAGACAGCGGTGCTTTTCCCAGTTTGAACGAGCCGGCCGCAGAGCACAAAACCGTGCGCGTGAAGGTCCCGGCCAGGTCAGGACAAGAAAAAACGAGTGTCGTGTTCGAACTGGTCTGCAAGGGGCACGGTCACATACAATGATCTCGCGGGTGGCGCGCCGGCTTCACCGGGAAGGATTCTCCACCAGCTTCACCGGTCCCTGGCAGCACATGCACGGTCCGGGAGAGAGGGTTTTGATCGCACAGACGTCGCAGTAATAGTAGAGGTCGCAGACGACCCCGTTGCGCACGGACTTCATGTCCGTCATTTCAAAAATCTGTGTCTTCGGAAATACACGCCCTTTCAAAACGAGTTCCTTTTTTCGCACCTGTTCGTCCACGAACAAGGCCTCGGACAATTTCGTTCGCAGAAGCGTGTAAAATCGTCCATCAGTTGTTTTGAATCCCCAGACGTGCTGGTGGTTCGCCGGAAGATCGGTATGATAAAGCGCATGCATCGCTTCCGGCAGACAGACGATCCTTCCGCGCAGGTCCACTTCCTGAGGTTCTGCTGCTGCGCGACCGGCTCCGACGCTGACGTTTTTGTCCGCCGCGACGCCAAGCCCGACCAGCATAACGGTCAAAGTCGCGGCCAGCCGGCGCTTCAGATAATGACGTTCATCACGCATGCTGATTCCCAATATCGGCGCGATTTGACGGCTCGCAAGCCTGCAGTTATCCGGAACGCCCGTGGGAAAGGCGAAGCGCCTGCTCGTAGTCCGCAGGCGTGTCCATGTCGAAATCCAATCCGGTGTCGTCCATTTCGCAAAGCACCGGTTCTGATCCTGATTGTTGCAGGAACTGTTTCAGCGTCTCTTCGCTTGAGTTTTTCAACCGACTGAAGATCGCCTTTGGCATTACCACCGGATGACGCGGCCGGCCGTGTCTGCCCGGCTGACAGATACTCCGGGGACACGTCGCCGCGAAGTCGAGCAACGCGCGCAGAGTTTCGATGCGCAAGTGCGGCTGGTCGCCCAAAACGATCACCCGGTGCGTCAACGCTGAATTCCAGCCGCCCCAGTTCGCCGCGCATTGCACGGAACTGAACATCCCGCGGTCCGGTTGCGGGTTGACGATGCGATTCGTGGACGGGACGCGAAGCCGGTCCAGTTCGGCGCACAAGGGTTGGTCAAAAGTCGCATGGACGACCGCAATCTGTTTGGCGCGCAGTTTATGCCATTGTCGGATGAGATGTCCGAGCACGGAAGTTTCACCCCACGGCAACAGCAGTTTTGGTTTTCCCATCCGCGACGACGCCCCCGCCGCCAGAATAACCACGCCGAAAGAGAATCGCGCGGTGGATCTGTCTGGCTCCATGCGTAAGGCGAAACTCAGGATCCCAGGACGCTGCAACGTGTTTCCGCGCGAGCCGGGCCACTGGCCGGGTGCCTGTCCGGCAGCGCGGCACGCTTCTGAATGAACTGGGCCACGACACTGACGGCGATTTCGTGAACACTCACGGCCTGGATGTCCAGCCCCACCGGGCACGCCACTCTTTCCAGCTGTTCGGCGGTCGCCAGGTTATCCTCGATGAATTGTTCGAAAATGATCCGGCGTTTGCGCCTGCTGCCAATCATCCCGAGGAACACAAACGGCCGTTGAACCCACTCGCGCAACACGAGCGCGTCTCGCTGATGGCCTCGCGTCACAATCAGGCCGAACCCGGGCCGCGCCGGAAGCGGATCCTTCAGGAGTTTTTCCCAGTAATCAACGCGCAGCTTTGTTCCTTCGGGAAAGTACTGTGGATTCGCCAGGGCTGGCCGGTCGTCAAACACGGTCACTTCGAAGTCGAGTTGAAGCGCCAGTGGCGCGACCGCTTGCGCGACGTGGCCTGAACCGGCGATCCACAGCGCGCATGGCGGCGCGACGGTTTCCTGGTACAACCACTCCCCCGCGAATACCGCGTCGTTCACCTGCGCCACCGAGAAATCTTTTTTCACTCCCCAAACGAGCGATTCGTCGCAGCGTGCCAGCCTGCGCCACAGATCCCCGGCTTTGGCCGCCTGGGGCAGGATCAATCCGCAGACTTTGCCCCCGCAAATCAGTCCGTCGTCCCAGCCGAAATCATGGTCGAGCACCAGTTCAAATGCGGCCGGCTGCTTCGTCCGCAACGCCTGCCGTGCCCTGTTCTGAACCTCGGCCTCGAGGCAACCGCCGCCGAGCGTGCCGCGGATGCGCCCGTCCGCGAAAAACAACGCCTTGGCTCCTGTTTTCTGCGGGCTTGATCCTTTCGTGCCGGAGATGATGGCCAGCGCGAATGGCTCGCCCCCGGCCAGCGCGTCCGGCAGGAAATCGTAGAATCGAGGCATATCGCGGTTTCGTTGAACGGGCCGAATGTAGTTCGCCGTCTGTCAAACGTCGAGCGTTTGTCTTTTCGCGGGAGCGCCAGACACCTTCTGTCTTTATGGTCGTCGCGCATCATTCAGCAAACAGGCGCGAAGTTGACACCGTCCACCCGCTTGCGTTACCTGTGCGGCCATGTTCAACGCATCCGTTTCAAACGAGGCCCATCTCCGCGCGCGCCTCCCCTGCCGTTTCGTTGTGAGTTACTCTTCGGTCGTCGCATCGATCGCCTGCTTCGCCGCATCCTTACAGATCGCGGCCGACGACTGGCCACGCTGGCGGGGCCCGGATTTCAATGGCATCTCGAAAGAAGCCGGCTGGTCCACATCCTGGCCGCAGGAAGGCCCGAGACAACTTTGGAAAGCGAGTGTGGGGACCGGCTTCTCGTCCATTGCCGTAAGCGGTGGTCGCGCATACACCACCGGCAACGACGGCAGGCAGGACACGGTCTATTGTTTCGACGCCAATACCGGCGCGGTCGTCTGGAAATACTCCTATGACGCCCCCATTGATCCGCATTACTACGAAGGCGGCACCAGCGCGACTCCGACGGTTGACGACAACAAGACCTATACCATTGGCAAACGCGGACAAGTATTCTGCTTTGACGCCGCGACAGGAAAGGTTGTCTGGTCGAAAAACCTGGCCGGTGAAACCGGCGCGAAAGTGCCCGAGTGGGGGTTCGCCGGCTCGGCGCTGGTCGAAGGCGGCCTGGTCATCTTCAATGCCGGCGACGCGGGCGCGGCGCTCGACAGGGAGTCGGGAAAAGTTGTCTGGAGCAACGGCAGAGGGTCGGCGGGTTATTCGAGTCCAATCCTGTTCGATCAAGGCGGCCGCCGTAGCGTGCTGATGATGGCGCTGCGATCAATCGTCGCGGTCGATCCGAAGACCGGCCGCGAACTCTGGCAATATCCCTGGAAGACGCTATACGACGTGAACGCCGCCGATCCGGTCATCACCGGCGACCGGACACTGGTTTCCTCTGGGTACGACCATGGATGCGCACTTTTGCGGGTCGCCACAGGTGGTAATCCGGCGCTGCTATGGCAAAATAAAAACCTTCGGAACCACTTCAGCAGCTCGCTCATTGTTGGCGACAGTGTCTTTGGGTTCGATGAATCCGAACTCAAATGCCTCGAATTGCAATCGGGCAACGTGCGGTGGACCGAGCGCAGCCTCGGCAAAGGCTCGCTCATGGCTTCCGACGGCAAATTGATTGTCCTTGGTGAAAAAGGCCAACTGGTTGTCGCAGACGCGTCGCCTTCTGCCTTCAAACCAC is a genomic window containing:
- a CDS encoding nucleotidyltransferase family protein, whose product is MEPDRSTARFSFGVVILAAGASSRMGKPKLLLPWGETSVLGHLIRQWHKLRAKQIAVVHATFDQPLCAELDRLRVPSTNRIVNPQPDRGMFSSVQCAANWGGWNSALTHRVIVLGDQPHLRIETLRALLDFAATCPRSICQPGRHGRPRHPVVMPKAIFSRLKNSSEETLKQFLQQSGSEPVLCEMDDTGLDFDMDTPADYEQALRLSHGRSG
- a CDS encoding XdhC family protein codes for the protein MPRFYDFLPDALAGGEPFALAIISGTKGSSPQKTGAKALFFADGRIRGTLGGGCLEAEVQNRARQALRTKQPAAFELVLDHDFGWDDGLICGGKVCGLILPQAAKAGDLWRRLARCDESLVWGVKKDFSVAQVNDAVFAGEWLYQETVAPPCALWIAGSGHVAQAVAPLALQLDFEVTVFDDRPALANPQYFPEGTKLRVDYWEKLLKDPLPARPGFGLIVTRGHQRDALVLREWVQRPFVFLGMIGSRRKRRIIFEQFIEDNLATAEQLERVACPVGLDIQAVSVHEIAVSVVAQFIQKRAALPDRHPASGPARAETRCSVLGS
- a CDS encoding PQQ-binding-like beta-propeller repeat protein, whose amino-acid sequence is MSYSSVVASIACFAASLQIAADDWPRWRGPDFNGISKEAGWSTSWPQEGPRQLWKASVGTGFSSIAVSGGRAYTTGNDGRQDTVYCFDANTGAVVWKYSYDAPIDPHYYEGGTSATPTVDDNKTYTIGKRGQVFCFDAATGKVVWSKNLAGETGAKVPEWGFAGSALVEGGLVIFNAGDAGAALDRESGKVVWSNGRGSAGYSSPILFDQGGRRSVLMMALRSIVAVDPKTGRELWQYPWKTLYDVNAADPVITGDRTLVSSGYDHGCALLRVATGGNPALLWQNKNLRNHFSSSLIVGDSVFGFDESELKCLELQSGNVRWTERSLGKGSLMASDGKLIVLGEKGQLVVADASPSAFKPLARAQVIGGKCWTAPVLANGKIYCRNAKGDVVCVDVSGKAN